Proteins encoded in a region of the Pelagicoccus sp. SDUM812003 genome:
- a CDS encoding TonB-dependent receptor, which translates to MVRADSALLDLSLEELLNVKVSGAILGEKELALAPSAVTVFQRGELARLAVDELAELMNLVPGFQSYRSSNNALRSVYSSRGRRMSNSEGEVLVLVDGMRMDIARSSGAIDAVAGLPLEMIERVEFVRGPGGAVYGSNAMMGVVNIVTRRDRSEVTAEAGAFGHQEVTVLGGDDIESFRVDAFFHWEKDEGDRYSLFVPSAGEEVSFEDPQETLRLHLKGSWKNTRLMFQHRRNRTRGFLTSGLAFGDQQSSSTNFSLLGVEQTATFGPIDATMLLSYSEDSLKDVGLLLGEGQLAQISVPPSNEPFRSKAEYHGHHEVRGKVVADWALDQSSDLQFGMEFRKLELDGVYINSNYDFAAFVSGQTPIPYYGGFEDTFLYQYPSRRDILGVFFQYQKRFEEKLHLTAGLRYDSFSSIGSELSPRLGCVYQLDKRNSLKLLYGSAFRAPSEEEMNLSENPFYVGNPDLKSEVAETADLIWVSRGKSRYLSLGVFVSSFEDAISLVSYPDGRNVHQNVELGSSKGFELEASQQIGERWLGRLTYTHLMDTPDAFFREADEKASFALCYNTNGWMANLTSVWTGGRQTAIRGGSLLNLDDYWAVHAKVEYRTSDGWSYFLRAKNVGDQQYLVPSLTVDFLGGIPSRGRELTVGISRRF; encoded by the coding sequence TTGGTTAGAGCCGACTCGGCTCTTCTGGATCTGAGCTTGGAGGAACTCCTGAATGTGAAGGTGTCCGGGGCGATTTTGGGAGAGAAGGAGCTTGCTCTGGCGCCATCGGCGGTGACGGTCTTTCAGCGCGGCGAGCTGGCTAGACTTGCGGTGGACGAGCTCGCGGAGCTGATGAATCTGGTGCCCGGCTTTCAGTCCTACCGTTCGTCGAACAACGCGCTGAGGTCGGTCTATTCCTCGCGAGGGCGGCGCATGAGCAACTCGGAAGGGGAGGTGCTGGTGCTGGTCGATGGAATGAGGATGGATATCGCTCGATCGAGCGGGGCGATCGATGCGGTCGCTGGGCTCCCCCTAGAGATGATCGAGCGAGTCGAGTTCGTCCGGGGGCCGGGTGGGGCGGTCTATGGCTCCAACGCCATGATGGGGGTGGTGAACATCGTGACGCGTCGGGACCGAAGCGAGGTGACTGCGGAAGCGGGGGCTTTCGGACACCAGGAGGTGACGGTGTTGGGCGGCGACGATATCGAGAGTTTTCGCGTCGACGCGTTCTTTCACTGGGAGAAGGACGAAGGGGATCGCTATTCTCTTTTCGTGCCGTCGGCGGGGGAAGAGGTCTCGTTCGAGGATCCTCAGGAGACGCTTCGTCTCCACCTGAAGGGAAGCTGGAAAAACACGCGCTTGATGTTCCAGCATCGCCGGAACCGGACTCGGGGATTCCTCACCAGCGGCCTGGCGTTTGGCGACCAGCAAAGCTCGTCGACGAACTTCAGTCTATTGGGAGTGGAGCAGACTGCGACCTTTGGGCCGATCGACGCCACCATGCTTCTGAGTTATTCGGAGGATTCGCTAAAGGACGTGGGACTGCTCTTAGGGGAGGGGCAGCTGGCTCAGATCAGCGTGCCGCCGAGCAACGAGCCGTTTCGATCCAAGGCTGAGTATCACGGGCACCATGAGGTTCGGGGAAAGGTGGTGGCGGACTGGGCTCTGGATCAGTCGAGCGACTTGCAGTTTGGGATGGAGTTCCGAAAGCTCGAGCTGGATGGAGTGTATATAAATAGCAACTACGACTTTGCCGCCTTCGTATCCGGTCAGACCCCGATCCCCTACTACGGTGGGTTCGAGGATACCTTTTTGTATCAGTATCCATCTCGCCGCGACATCTTGGGAGTCTTCTTCCAGTACCAGAAACGCTTCGAGGAGAAGCTTCATCTCACCGCGGGTCTGCGCTACGACTCCTTTTCCTCGATTGGCTCGGAACTGTCGCCTCGCTTGGGCTGCGTGTATCAGCTCGACAAGCGCAACAGTCTCAAGCTCCTCTACGGATCTGCCTTTCGGGCGCCTTCCGAGGAGGAAATGAACCTGAGCGAGAATCCCTTCTACGTCGGAAACCCGGACTTGAAATCCGAGGTGGCGGAAACTGCCGATCTCATCTGGGTAAGTCGTGGGAAGAGCCGCTATCTGAGCCTGGGAGTCTTCGTTTCCTCCTTTGAGGACGCCATCTCGCTGGTCAGCTATCCGGACGGACGAAACGTTCATCAGAATGTGGAGCTCGGAAGTTCAAAGGGATTTGAGCTTGAGGCGTCCCAGCAGATCGGAGAGCGATGGTTGGGGCGGCTGACCTACACTCACCTGATGGATACGCCGGACGCATTCTTTCGGGAAGCCGATGAAAAGGCGTCGTTTGCTCTTTGCTACAATACGAACGGTTGGATGGCCAATCTCACCAGTGTCTGGACGGGAGGCCGCCAGACGGCGATTCGTGGAGGCAGCTTGCTTAACCTCGACGACTACTGGGCGGTTCATGCCAAGGTCGAGTACAGAACGAGCGACGGTTGGAGCTACTTTTTACGAGCCAAGAATGTGGGAGATCAGCAATACCTGGTGCCTTCGCTCACGGTGGATTTTCTCGGCGGGATTCCCTCCCGCGGGCGCGAGCTTACGGTGGGGATTAGCCGACGCTTCTAG
- a CDS encoding MFS transporter, whose product MSQPTPQSTPRKQLSLGIIFLTIFIDLVGFSVIFPLFPSILDYYLELDGDAGVLAWILQRLDAFSHTTGGGERFTPVLFGGLLGSLYATLQFFFAPLWGSVSDQKGRRPILLITTLGTCLSYVLWLFAGNFALLIAARLIGGAMSGNLSVATAAVADVTTKENRSKGMGLIGVAFGLGFVVGPAIGGLCVMVNPLDWYPELAELGINPFSFVAFVAVLLSLANFLWIRARFVESLPPENRGASKLPRNPIARLTQPQSGAVRRTNLAYLVYILAFSGMEFTLSFLGVERFGYTPGDITKMMIFIGFILIVVQGGIVRRLAPKIGEKATALAGLTLVAIGLGFLSRAETQPLLYTGLGFMALGAGLCSPTLTSLVSLYAKPEEQGRALGVFRSLGSLGRAIGPVAASFIFWWFGSDTLYLAGAAIVVVATALCLRLPRPDKSETA is encoded by the coding sequence TTGAGCCAGCCAACGCCACAGTCCACACCAAGGAAGCAGCTCTCGCTGGGTATCATTTTCCTGACCATCTTCATCGATCTGGTCGGGTTCAGCGTGATCTTTCCTCTCTTTCCATCGATCCTCGACTACTATCTGGAACTCGATGGCGACGCGGGCGTGCTCGCCTGGATCCTGCAGCGCCTCGACGCCTTTTCTCACACCACCGGCGGCGGGGAGCGCTTCACACCGGTGCTTTTCGGCGGTCTGCTGGGTTCGCTCTACGCCACCCTGCAGTTCTTCTTCGCTCCTCTGTGGGGCAGCGTTTCCGACCAGAAAGGCCGCCGCCCCATCCTGCTGATCACCACCTTGGGCACCTGCTTGAGCTATGTCCTGTGGCTCTTTGCGGGAAACTTCGCCCTGCTGATCGCGGCGCGCCTGATCGGAGGGGCCATGAGCGGCAATCTCTCCGTAGCCACCGCCGCGGTGGCCGATGTGACCACCAAGGAAAACCGATCAAAGGGCATGGGGCTCATCGGAGTCGCCTTCGGCCTGGGCTTCGTGGTCGGACCCGCCATCGGCGGTCTTTGCGTGATGGTCAATCCCCTCGACTGGTATCCGGAGCTGGCCGAGCTCGGCATCAACCCGTTCTCCTTCGTGGCTTTCGTGGCCGTCCTGCTTTCGCTGGCTAACTTTCTTTGGATCCGGGCCCGTTTCGTGGAGTCGCTACCGCCCGAGAATCGCGGGGCCAGCAAGCTGCCCCGCAACCCCATCGCTCGCCTCACCCAGCCGCAAAGCGGAGCCGTGCGCCGCACCAACCTCGCATACCTGGTCTACATCCTCGCCTTCAGCGGCATGGAGTTCACCCTTTCGTTTCTCGGAGTGGAGAGGTTCGGATACACTCCGGGCGACATCACCAAGATGATGATCTTCATCGGCTTCATTCTGATCGTGGTCCAAGGCGGCATCGTGCGGCGTCTCGCGCCCAAGATCGGCGAAAAGGCCACCGCTCTGGCCGGCCTCACTCTGGTGGCCATCGGGCTGGGCTTCCTATCGCGAGCCGAAACGCAGCCGCTGCTCTACACCGGGCTGGGCTTCATGGCCCTGGGAGCCGGACTCTGCAGCCCGACCCTGACGTCGCTGGTCTCCCTTTACGCCAAACCGGAAGAGCAAGGGCGCGCCCTTGGCGTCTTCCGATCGCTCGGATCGCTCGGGCGCGCGATCGGCCCTGTCGCGGCCAGCTTCATTTTCTGGTGGTTCGGTTCAGATACTCTCTATCTAGCCGGCGCGGCTATCGTAGTGGTGGCCACCGCCCTGTGCCTGCGATTGCCCCGCCCCGACAAATCGGAAACCGCCTGA
- a CDS encoding DUF2911 domain-containing protein: MKSHRILAKRLGAFLLASLVTVSLHAQLRTPAASPHAHVKQMVGLTEVEIDYSRPSVKGREIFGGLVPYGNVWRTGANQPTKITFSDDVVLGGESVEAGTYALYTIPAEDEWTIIVYGSTELWGSFGYDSKNDVARFTAKPQKLQTAVESFTIGIDDLRNDSASIYLDWDHTRVAFKLEVPTESKVMTQIDELKGTPEFDKPNVLFSAGTYYHAAGKDLKQAHEWVSEACEKSESPAFWMYAAKARIEVDLGKKKMAKASAEKTLELATEAGNGDYQKIAKDILASL; encoded by the coding sequence ATGAAATCCCATCGTATCCTCGCGAAGCGTCTCGGCGCTTTCTTGTTAGCCAGCCTTGTCACCGTCTCTCTGCACGCCCAGTTGCGCACCCCAGCTGCCAGTCCGCACGCTCACGTGAAGCAGATGGTCGGATTGACGGAGGTGGAAATCGACTACTCGCGACCCAGCGTGAAAGGGCGCGAGATCTTCGGCGGCCTGGTCCCGTACGGAAACGTCTGGCGCACCGGAGCCAATCAACCGACTAAGATCACGTTCAGCGACGACGTGGTTCTTGGCGGAGAGTCCGTCGAGGCCGGAACCTACGCTCTCTACACCATCCCGGCAGAGGACGAGTGGACCATCATCGTCTACGGTTCCACGGAACTGTGGGGCTCGTTTGGATACGACTCGAAAAACGATGTCGCTCGCTTCACCGCCAAGCCGCAAAAGCTGCAGACTGCGGTGGAGAGCTTCACCATCGGCATCGACGACTTGAGAAACGACTCCGCCTCCATCTACTTGGATTGGGACCACACCCGCGTCGCCTTCAAGTTGGAGGTTCCGACCGAGTCGAAGGTCATGACGCAGATTGACGAGCTCAAGGGAACGCCGGAATTCGACAAGCCGAACGTGCTCTTTTCCGCCGGTACCTACTACCACGCAGCAGGCAAAGATCTCAAGCAGGCTCACGAGTGGGTGAGCGAGGCTTGCGAGAAATCGGAGTCGCCAGCGTTTTGGATGTACGCAGCCAAGGCTCGCATCGAGGTCGACCTGGGAAAGAAGAAGATGGCCAAGGCGTCTGCCGAGAAGACGCTGGAGCTCGCTACCGAGGCGGGCAACGGCGACTACCAGAAGATCGCCAAGGATATACTCGCCTCGTTGTAG
- a CDS encoding PIG-L family deacetylase: MLRSFLKTTSLGVALSAAAVACAEPPIDMPEAVPSSEIYWSLQKLNTLGRVLYVAAHPDDENTSLISYLSLGRKYDTAYLSLTRGDGGQNLIGPELRDELGVIRTQELLAARRIDGGQQFFSRAKDFGYSKTAEETLRIWDEDKVLADTVWVIRSFQPDVIVTRFNPEPGFTHGHHTASCLLAMEAFEAAADPTRFPEQLEWVQPWQATRVVWNASWWFFRNRDQDFIESQYTSVEVGDYEPLLGKSFNEIASLSRSQHRSQGFGTRVERGARTEYFQHLVGEPMKGDLFSGVSTDWGRVQGGADVERSIARILAGFDLADPAKSVDAMLELRQEMQALPDPWKTRKLAELDTIVLRCLGMDLKALADRQYVLGGERLQITLEAINRSGVEVNVLEASTNVSDSNYVLGLSLPENERIERTVQLDLPQQLPLPQPYWLEKEGDLGMFEVEDQLLIGKPENDPPFYFDIALGIAGQTVKTRVPLTHREVDPAYGERMVEVANMPLASVSFSNPVALFPNGATKELEIEVSAFTRPVSGTLRLELPSGWSAEPDSLDLQDLSPGESRSVRMSVTAPKTTRVSAIKAVLETSEGEVSDGLKRIRYEHIPEQRVFSDASVKAVSLDVQKLGQSVAYLPGAGDSVAESIREIGYDVQILQPSDVTLENLSEYDALVIGIRAYNTIDEIETLMPAIFEYAESGGTVIAQYNTSRGLKTSQFAPYPLSLSRDRVTDEFAQVRLLAEDHPVLNHPNRITQEDFSGWTQERGLYFPDQWDTAFTPILSINDPGESPKDGSLLVARHGEGYFVYTGLSWFRQLPAGVPGAYRILANMLSLGSENR, encoded by the coding sequence ATGCTGCGTTCCTTCCTGAAAACGACCTCACTCGGTGTCGCCTTGTCCGCTGCTGCGGTCGCGTGCGCGGAGCCGCCAATCGATATGCCAGAAGCAGTGCCAAGCTCCGAAATCTACTGGTCGCTCCAAAAACTGAATACGCTTGGCCGCGTGCTCTACGTAGCGGCTCATCCCGATGACGAAAATACCAGCCTGATCTCCTATCTGTCGTTGGGCCGCAAATACGACACCGCCTACCTCTCCCTCACTCGGGGCGATGGCGGGCAGAATCTGATCGGACCGGAGCTGCGCGACGAGTTGGGGGTGATTCGCACGCAGGAGCTCCTGGCCGCTCGACGCATCGACGGGGGACAGCAGTTTTTCAGCCGGGCAAAGGATTTCGGCTATTCGAAAACCGCCGAGGAAACCCTGCGCATCTGGGATGAGGACAAGGTTCTGGCGGATACGGTCTGGGTGATACGCTCCTTCCAGCCGGATGTGATCGTGACGCGCTTCAATCCCGAACCCGGTTTCACCCACGGTCATCACACCGCTTCTTGCTTGCTTGCGATGGAAGCCTTCGAAGCGGCGGCTGATCCTACGCGCTTTCCCGAGCAGTTGGAATGGGTGCAGCCATGGCAAGCCACCCGCGTCGTTTGGAACGCGAGCTGGTGGTTCTTCCGCAATCGCGATCAAGACTTCATCGAAAGCCAATACACCTCCGTGGAGGTGGGCGACTACGAGCCCTTGCTAGGCAAATCGTTCAACGAAATCGCCTCGCTTAGCCGCAGCCAGCATCGCAGCCAAGGCTTTGGCACCCGCGTCGAACGCGGAGCGCGAACCGAGTACTTTCAGCATCTGGTGGGCGAGCCCATGAAGGGGGATCTTTTCAGTGGCGTATCCACAGATTGGGGGCGAGTTCAGGGAGGAGCCGATGTCGAGAGATCCATCGCTCGCATTCTGGCTGGCTTTGACCTAGCGGATCCCGCGAAGTCGGTCGATGCCATGCTCGAGCTGCGCCAGGAAATGCAGGCGCTGCCGGATCCTTGGAAAACGCGCAAGCTCGCGGAGTTGGACACGATAGTGCTGCGTTGCTTGGGCATGGACCTGAAGGCATTGGCGGACCGGCAGTATGTTTTGGGAGGAGAGCGACTGCAGATCACCTTGGAGGCCATCAACCGTTCGGGTGTCGAGGTGAACGTGCTGGAGGCTTCGACGAATGTATCCGATTCCAACTACGTTTTAGGGCTGTCGCTGCCGGAGAATGAGCGAATCGAACGAACGGTGCAGCTCGACCTTCCTCAGCAGTTGCCTTTGCCGCAACCGTATTGGCTCGAAAAGGAAGGCGACTTGGGCATGTTCGAGGTCGAAGACCAACTGCTGATCGGCAAGCCTGAAAACGACCCGCCGTTTTACTTCGATATCGCTCTGGGCATCGCTGGGCAGACCGTGAAGACGCGCGTGCCACTGACTCATCGCGAGGTGGATCCCGCGTATGGCGAGCGAATGGTGGAAGTGGCCAACATGCCGTTGGCCAGCGTTAGCTTTAGCAACCCAGTGGCTTTGTTTCCCAACGGAGCGACCAAGGAGCTCGAAATCGAAGTTTCCGCGTTTACGCGGCCTGTATCCGGAACGCTGAGACTGGAGCTACCGAGTGGTTGGTCCGCGGAGCCCGACTCGCTGGATTTGCAAGACCTGTCGCCGGGCGAAAGTCGCTCCGTTCGCATGAGCGTCACGGCCCCGAAGACCACTCGAGTCAGCGCTATTAAGGCAGTCCTTGAAACGAGCGAAGGCGAGGTGAGCGATGGACTGAAACGCATTCGCTACGAACACATCCCGGAACAACGCGTTTTCTCCGACGCCAGCGTCAAGGCGGTGAGCCTCGATGTTCAAAAGCTGGGTCAGAGCGTTGCCTACCTCCCCGGCGCCGGGGATAGCGTAGCGGAGAGCATTCGGGAGATAGGATACGACGTGCAGATCCTTCAGCCGAGCGATGTGACTCTAGAGAATTTGTCTGAATACGACGCGTTGGTCATTGGTATCCGGGCTTACAATACGATTGATGAAATCGAGACGCTCATGCCTGCCATCTTCGAATACGCTGAATCCGGCGGCACCGTGATCGCGCAGTACAACACCAGCCGAGGCCTGAAAACGAGTCAGTTCGCTCCCTATCCGTTGTCGCTCTCGCGCGATCGGGTGACCGACGAATTCGCTCAAGTGCGCTTGCTGGCCGAAGATCACCCTGTTTTGAACCATCCCAACCGCATCACCCAAGAGGACTTCTCCGGTTGGACTCAGGAGAGAGGTCTGTATTTTCCCGATCAGTGGGACACCGCTTTCACGCCGATCCTATCGATCAACGATCCAGGAGAATCGCCCAAGGACGGCAGTTTGCTCGTCGCTCGTCATGGCGAGGGCTATTTCGTCTACACCGGTCTTTCTTGGTTTCGCCAATTGCCGGCAGGGGTGCCGGGAGCCTACCGCATTCTCGCTAACATGCTTTCGTTGGGGAGCGAGAACAGGTAG
- a CDS encoding sodium:solute symporter, translating into MSVIDYIVLVGTLLSIALYGMWRTRSSGGLNTYLKGDDTIRWGTIGLSVMATQASAITFLSTPGKAYDDGMGFVQNYFGMPFAIIFICIFFIPIYRRLNVYTSYEYLGQRFDTKTRILGAALFLVQRGLAAGITIYAPAIVVSSLLGWNLDLTIVLVGALVIVYTVSGGTKAVSITQRYQMGVIMLGMFIAFGMIIANLPEEVSFGTALSVAGAMDKLEVVNFSFDINERYTFWSGLLGGLFLSLSYFGTDQSQVQRYLAGNSASASRFGLLFNAVVKVPMQFFILFVGVMVFVFYLFVEPPVFFNQATLEAVAETEHADALLSLESEYKEVVERRSHAVRELAQAFQSNAVGSEELEARKALAVGLEQESLQIRERVKALIKGAGEDFEAKDSDYVFITFIVNYLPQGLIGLLVAVIFAAAMSSTASELNALGSTTMVDFYSKLKRTEHDDDHYVRVSRILTAAWGLLAVTFALYANLVENLIEAVNILGSIFYGGILGIFLVAFFIKSVRGTAVFTAAIVSQLAVIGMYFVLEISYLWYNLIGCALVMGLSFLLQHSLFRENRKEEGRV; encoded by the coding sequence GTGAGCGTCATAGACTATATCGTACTGGTTGGGACGTTGCTGAGCATCGCTCTCTACGGCATGTGGAGAACGCGCTCCAGCGGAGGCTTGAACACCTACCTCAAAGGCGATGACACCATAAGGTGGGGAACGATAGGACTTTCCGTGATGGCTACCCAGGCCAGCGCCATCACCTTCCTGTCCACGCCAGGCAAGGCGTATGACGATGGCATGGGGTTTGTGCAGAACTACTTCGGCATGCCCTTCGCCATCATCTTCATTTGCATCTTCTTCATACCGATCTATCGGCGATTGAACGTGTATACGTCCTATGAATACTTAGGGCAGCGTTTCGATACCAAAACCCGCATCCTGGGAGCAGCGCTTTTTCTAGTGCAGCGAGGGCTGGCGGCTGGCATCACTATCTACGCTCCGGCTATTGTCGTATCCAGTCTGCTTGGATGGAATCTCGATCTGACCATCGTGCTGGTCGGGGCGCTTGTGATCGTCTACACGGTGTCCGGCGGCACCAAAGCCGTCAGCATCACGCAGCGCTACCAGATGGGCGTCATCATGCTCGGCATGTTCATCGCGTTTGGCATGATCATCGCGAACCTGCCGGAGGAGGTCTCTTTCGGCACGGCCCTTTCGGTGGCCGGAGCGATGGACAAGTTGGAGGTGGTGAATTTCTCCTTCGATATCAACGAGCGCTACACCTTCTGGTCCGGCTTGCTGGGAGGACTCTTCCTTTCCTTGTCGTATTTTGGCACGGATCAATCTCAAGTTCAGCGCTACCTAGCCGGAAATTCCGCCAGCGCCAGCCGGTTTGGGCTGCTCTTCAACGCCGTGGTTAAGGTACCGATGCAGTTCTTCATCCTCTTCGTCGGGGTGATGGTTTTCGTCTTCTACCTTTTCGTCGAGCCACCGGTGTTCTTCAACCAGGCAACCTTGGAAGCCGTCGCTGAAACCGAGCACGCAGATGCTCTGTTGTCCTTGGAGAGCGAATACAAGGAAGTGGTGGAGAGGAGATCCCACGCGGTGAGGGAGCTGGCTCAGGCCTTTCAATCGAACGCTGTCGGCAGCGAGGAACTGGAGGCCAGGAAGGCGTTGGCAGTCGGGCTCGAGCAGGAGTCCTTGCAGATCAGGGAGCGGGTGAAAGCCCTGATCAAGGGAGCGGGAGAGGATTTCGAGGCGAAGGATTCGGACTACGTTTTCATCACCTTCATCGTGAACTACCTGCCTCAGGGTTTGATTGGCTTGCTGGTCGCGGTGATTTTCGCGGCAGCGATGTCGTCGACCGCTTCGGAGCTCAACGCTCTTGGCTCGACCACCATGGTAGATTTCTACAGCAAGCTTAAGCGAACCGAGCACGACGACGACCACTACGTGCGCGTTTCCCGGATCCTCACGGCGGCCTGGGGGCTGCTGGCGGTCACGTTCGCTCTGTACGCGAACCTCGTGGAGAACCTGATCGAGGCGGTGAATATTCTGGGGTCCATATTCTACGGAGGAATTCTGGGGATCTTTCTGGTGGCCTTTTTCATCAAGTCGGTGCGTGGCACCGCGGTCTTTACGGCGGCGATCGTTTCGCAATTGGCGGTGATCGGCATGTATTTCGTATTGGAAATCAGCTATCTCTGGTATAACTTGATCGGCTGCGCTTTAGTGATGGGGCTATCGTTCCTATTGCAGCACAGCCTATTTCGGGAAAACAGGAAGGAGGAAGGACGCGTATGA
- a CDS encoding PIG-L family deacetylase: MSEVKTILAIGAHPDDIEFGAGGILLKEKESGARLQLLVCSKGESGSNGTPDQREAECRAASTQLGAELQFLDLGGDGLMERGKEGALSIARVIRSLRPDIVLAPSLVENQHPDHAVIGNLVRDAARLARYAGLDALKDLASHSIESLYFYAITPGAEPQAETPLCIDISSVFDSWLQLMRCHASQMKTRHYVDLQVARSRSIGLQMGTEHAQAIYANDRLILETLSESPKGARTF; this comes from the coding sequence ATGTCGGAGGTTAAGACCATCCTAGCCATTGGAGCCCACCCGGACGACATCGAGTTCGGGGCAGGAGGCATCCTGTTGAAGGAGAAGGAAAGCGGCGCGCGATTGCAGCTGCTCGTTTGCAGCAAGGGAGAGTCCGGAAGCAATGGCACGCCGGACCAGCGCGAGGCGGAGTGCCGGGCAGCGTCGACGCAGCTGGGCGCCGAGCTGCAGTTTCTCGATCTGGGAGGCGATGGCCTGATGGAGCGGGGCAAAGAAGGCGCCCTAAGCATCGCCAGAGTGATACGCTCGTTGCGTCCGGACATCGTGCTGGCTCCGTCCCTGGTGGAAAACCAGCACCCGGACCACGCGGTGATTGGCAATCTGGTCCGCGATGCAGCTCGTTTGGCCCGCTACGCTGGCCTCGACGCTTTGAAGGATCTGGCGTCCCATTCGATCGAAAGCCTTTACTTCTACGCCATCACCCCTGGGGCCGAGCCTCAGGCGGAGACGCCGCTTTGCATCGACATCAGCTCCGTATTCGACTCCTGGTTGCAGCTTATGCGGTGCCACGCCTCGCAGATGAAGACGCGCCACTATGTGGATCTGCAGGTGGCTCGATCCCGTTCCATCGGTTTGCAGATGGGAACGGAGCACGCGCAGGCGATCTATGCCAACGATCGTTTGATCTTGGAGACTCTCTCGGAAAGTCCGAAGGGAGCGCGAACCTTCTAA
- the bshA gene encoding N-acetyl-alpha-D-glucosaminyl L-malate synthase BshA: protein MSDLGKLKIGIACYPLVGGSGILASALGMELAERGHQVHFFSYAKPVRLQLGHPNLHFHPVSVSKYKLFEYADYTLPLAVKIAEVADHEHLDIIHAHYAVPHATAAYIAKRMAKQDKLRIVTTLHGTDTTLLGRDPNYRPAIEYSLQHSDVVTTVSESLRRDSEKVFDIGKPMRVVHNFFKAGKTTRSREEMRLELGIDDQMMLFHASNVRSVKRVDLLLKALSLCKSKPRLKLLVLAGDSFDEHRETVRELGLEDMVMVRTNGYPIENYIAASDLGIYTSQSESFCLSILEGMFLGRASLAFRVGGIPEVMEDGVSGLLHTFGDCQALADSIDALEADRDRVAQMGEAGKTRANTHFTADAIVPKYEAVYREALEL, encoded by the coding sequence ATGAGCGACCTGGGCAAGCTAAAGATCGGCATTGCGTGCTACCCGCTGGTTGGGGGGAGCGGCATCCTCGCATCCGCCCTGGGCATGGAGCTGGCGGAGCGGGGGCATCAGGTGCATTTCTTTAGCTACGCGAAACCGGTTCGACTGCAGCTCGGTCACCCGAATCTACACTTTCACCCTGTATCCGTCAGCAAGTACAAACTCTTCGAGTATGCGGATTACACGCTCCCGCTAGCGGTGAAGATCGCCGAAGTGGCCGATCATGAGCATCTTGATATCATCCATGCGCATTATGCGGTACCGCATGCCACCGCAGCCTATATCGCGAAGCGAATGGCCAAGCAGGACAAGCTGCGCATCGTGACGACTTTGCACGGGACGGATACGACGCTCCTTGGCAGAGACCCGAACTATCGGCCCGCCATCGAGTACTCGCTGCAGCACTCCGATGTGGTGACTACCGTATCCGAAAGCTTGCGACGCGACTCTGAAAAGGTGTTCGATATCGGAAAGCCCATGCGCGTGGTGCACAATTTCTTCAAGGCGGGGAAAACCACCCGTAGCCGCGAGGAAATGCGGCTGGAACTGGGAATCGACGATCAGATGATGCTGTTTCACGCTTCCAATGTGCGCTCGGTGAAGCGGGTCGATCTGCTGCTCAAAGCCTTGAGCCTATGCAAGAGCAAGCCACGTTTGAAGCTGCTCGTGCTGGCGGGCGACAGTTTCGATGAACACCGAGAGACCGTGCGTGAACTCGGATTGGAGGACATGGTCATGGTGCGAACGAACGGGTATCCGATCGAAAACTACATCGCGGCATCGGACTTGGGAATCTACACTTCGCAATCGGAAAGCTTCTGCCTCAGCATTCTCGAAGGCATGTTTTTAGGCAGAGCGTCGCTGGCGTTTCGGGTGGGTGGGATTCCCGAGGTCATGGAGGACGGCGTGTCCGGCTTGCTGCACACGTTTGGCGACTGCCAAGCCTTGGCGGACTCGATCGATGCTCTGGAAGCGGATCGCGATCGGGTGGCGCAGATGGGAGAGGCGGGCAAGACGCGGGCCAACACCCATTTCACTGCAGACGCGATCGTGCCCAAATACGAAGCGGTGTATCGCGAAGCGCTGGAGCTGTAG